A genome region from Tumebacillus sp. BK434 includes the following:
- a CDS encoding UvrB/UvrC motif-containing protein — translation MLCQRCQQRDSTVHFTKILNGEKSEIHLCETCARENGEFMIKPGEDFSFHNLLSGLLGFENGGAFGQIAGMQKPQITRCNTCGLSYQQFAELGRFGCADCYHSFGPRLEPLLRRIHGGATAHTGKVPHRAGGIIKKRLQIESLRSELQQKIQLEQFEEAATLRDRIRELEQQSEAGGN, via the coding sequence ATGCTCTGTCAGCGTTGTCAACAGCGGGACTCTACGGTCCATTTTACGAAGATTCTCAACGGAGAAAAGAGCGAGATTCATCTATGCGAAACGTGTGCCCGCGAAAACGGCGAGTTCATGATAAAGCCCGGCGAAGACTTTTCCTTTCACAATCTGCTCAGCGGCTTGTTGGGATTTGAAAACGGGGGCGCCTTTGGTCAAATCGCGGGCATGCAGAAACCGCAGATCACCCGCTGCAACACCTGCGGGCTCAGCTATCAGCAGTTTGCCGAACTGGGCCGCTTCGGCTGCGCAGACTGCTACCACAGTTTCGGCCCGCGCTTAGAACCGCTGCTCCGCCGCATCCATGGCGGCGCCACCGCCCACACCGGGAAAGTGCCGCACCGGGCCGGCGGGATCATCAAGAAGCGCCTACAGATCGAATCGCTCCGCAGCGAACTCCAGCAGAAAATCCAGCTGGAACAGTTCGAAGAAGCCGCGACGCTCCGCGACCGGATTCGCGAGCTGGAACAACAAAGCGAAGCAGGAGGGAACTAA
- a CDS encoding CtsR family transcriptional regulator, whose product MRNISDIIEQHIKKIMSGAGSGICVIKRSELADMFNCVPSQINYVISTRFTIEKGYVVESKRGGGGFIRITKVGLELNHTLHRVILDLMGSTVTAKEAEGMIQRLHDEGVLSPREARMMRSVVCTDILALTPAIRDQVRANYLSAMLVALLKG is encoded by the coding sequence ATGCGCAACATCTCCGACATCATTGAACAGCATATTAAGAAAATTATGTCCGGCGCCGGAAGCGGGATCTGTGTGATCAAGCGCAGCGAGCTCGCCGACATGTTCAATTGTGTGCCCTCCCAAATCAACTACGTGATTTCCACACGCTTCACCATAGAAAAGGGCTATGTCGTCGAGTCGAAGCGAGGCGGCGGCGGTTTCATCCGCATCACCAAGGTCGGTCTTGAACTCAATCATACGTTGCACCGTGTCATCCTTGATCTGATGGGCAGTACCGTCACCGCCAAAGAAGCGGAGGGCATGATCCAGCGTCTGCATGATGAAGGTGTGCTCAGCCCCCGGGAAGCGCGCATGATGCGCTCGGTCGTCTGCACCGACATCCTGGCGCTCACGCCGGCCATCCGCGATCAGGTTCGCGCCAACTATCTCTCGGCGATGCTGGTCGCACTGCTCAAAGGATAA
- a CDS encoding protein arginine kinase — MPIHDFVQDTSRWMSDEGPYSDIVISTRIRLARNLIEHPFPMLQSEHQADEVIERVRAAIGSPEFAEQGGGNFELIQLDTITGLDLKTLEEKYLISSTMVEHATRGAAAIREDELVSIMINEEDHLRLQVLLPGLQLAEAWETATRVDDLLEAKLNYAFDERFGYLTACPTNVGTGIRASVMLHLPALVATGQINRVLSALGQVGLIVRGVHGEGTEAIGNLFQLSNQITLGVPEEEVIQSLESVAQKIIEHESQARTYLMQESREDIEDRIARSFGILAYARRLSAKETMQRLSDIRLGIDLGVIKGISKNILKELMVMTQPAFLQRKSGVALAPGERDFRRAELVRDKLRSGAGHI; from the coding sequence ATGCCGATTCATGATTTTGTACAGGACACCAGCCGCTGGATGAGCGACGAAGGCCCGTACTCGGACATCGTCATCTCCACCCGCATTCGCCTCGCCCGCAACCTGATCGAACACCCGTTCCCGATGCTGCAAAGCGAGCACCAGGCGGACGAAGTGATCGAACGAGTCCGCGCGGCGATCGGCAGCCCGGAGTTTGCTGAGCAGGGCGGCGGAAACTTCGAATTGATCCAGCTCGACACGATCACCGGCCTCGACCTGAAGACGCTGGAGGAGAAATACCTGATCTCAAGCACGATGGTCGAGCATGCGACCCGCGGTGCAGCCGCGATCCGTGAAGATGAGCTGGTCTCGATCATGATCAATGAGGAAGACCACTTACGCCTGCAGGTGCTGCTGCCGGGCTTGCAGCTGGCAGAGGCGTGGGAGACGGCGACCCGGGTCGACGACCTGCTCGAAGCCAAGCTGAACTACGCGTTCGACGAACGCTTCGGCTACCTCACCGCCTGCCCGACCAACGTCGGCACCGGCATCCGCGCATCGGTGATGCTGCATCTGCCGGCGCTCGTCGCCACCGGCCAGATCAACCGCGTGCTCTCCGCGCTCGGCCAGGTCGGACTCATCGTGCGCGGTGTGCATGGCGAAGGAACGGAAGCGATCGGCAACCTCTTTCAACTGTCCAACCAGATTACGCTGGGCGTGCCGGAAGAGGAAGTGATCCAAAGCCTCGAATCGGTGGCGCAAAAGATCATCGAGCATGAATCGCAGGCCCGCACCTATCTGATGCAGGAGAGCCGCGAAGACATCGAAGACCGCATCGCCCGCTCGTTTGGCATCCTCGCCTACGCAAGGCGTCTGTCTGCCAAAGAGACGATGCAACGCCTGTCAGACATCCGCCTCGGTATCGACCTCGGCGTGATCAAAGGCATTTCCAAAAACATTCTCAAAGAGCTGATGGTGATGACCCAGCCCGCCTTTTTGCAAAGAAAATCGGGGGTGGCGCTGGCGCCCGGAGAACGCGATTTTCGCCGGGCTGAACTGGTCCGCGACAAGCTTCGCAGCGGAGCAGGTCATATCTGA